In Paraburkholderia flagellata, a genomic segment contains:
- a CDS encoding LysE family translocator translates to MNLHTWWLFLVTVFVVCAIPGPNMLLIMSHGAQYGLRRTSATMAGCLSALVLMLAVSAAGLGVFLQAWPTMFNALRFIGAAYLVYLGIKAWGAPVPEAAADVAERVAARPVRSPLALYRNGFFVGGSNPKAILFAAALLPQFIDATRPVLPQFGVLVATFAVCEVSWYLVYAGFGTRIGATLKSRRVAKAFNRVTGGVFVGFGAMMALLRQ, encoded by the coding sequence ATGAACCTGCATACCTGGTGGCTGTTCCTCGTCACCGTCTTCGTCGTCTGCGCCATCCCCGGTCCCAACATGTTGCTCATCATGTCGCACGGCGCGCAGTACGGACTGCGCCGCACGAGCGCAACCATGGCCGGCTGCCTTTCCGCCCTGGTCCTGATGCTGGCCGTCTCCGCGGCCGGGCTCGGCGTATTCCTGCAGGCGTGGCCGACCATGTTCAACGCGCTGCGCTTCATCGGCGCGGCGTATCTCGTGTACCTGGGCATCAAAGCCTGGGGCGCACCGGTGCCCGAGGCCGCCGCCGACGTTGCCGAGCGTGTGGCCGCGCGCCCCGTGCGCTCGCCGCTTGCGCTCTATCGCAACGGCTTTTTCGTCGGCGGCAGCAATCCGAAGGCGATCCTGTTCGCGGCGGCGCTCCTGCCGCAGTTCATCGACGCGACCCGCCCAGTGCTGCCGCAATTCGGCGTGCTGGTCGCGACCTTCGCCGTGTGTGAAGTGAGCTGGTATCTCGTCTACGCGGGTTTCGGCACGCGCATCGGCGCGACGCTCAAGAGCCGGCGCGTGGCGAAAGCGTTTAATCGCGTGACGGGCGGCGTGTTCGTCGGCTTCGGCGCGATGATGGCGTTACTGCGCCAGTAA
- a CDS encoding Ig-like domain-containing protein, producing the protein MRSFRWVAAALMSLVLTACGGGGNSSGSPQDLGSLTIRSDVPQIQTGSHNSVATVTAQALDTNGRPMQGVIVEFDLDSGEFLGSPIETTDANGIASTTITVGEDESNRTIHISASTNPGDSSSVDAAPITEETTGTTVQLAAPATPPEVFGTVTVIATVTDADGNPVGGIPVALTSAAGNQIAPASVTSLSDGTAGFAYTALKAGNDTLTVTISGSSASQSVVISPLASGAIDFTMTESQDPILSGASSNTATIGVTAHTANGVASGLPVSLAVDNGGTLSVAQGVTDANGLVQTVVGYGTDKSNRLLTVTAQGAGHTNALPIEVIGTTLTVVPGDSPMVGGPAVPWSVLLLDADGAPIQGSVQLNVRSSPAGEMLDYQLNPITQPLPLLGMGADGQTSFDLGPTSQGTGFSFIVSGTFGIGNQRSNAVPSTVLPPNDPASQRATVTAQAGTNLAGVVQPDQSTYFGWVVPAQTSATGPAALQTSPQGYATIQAVAQDLNGQQATILLRATRHNACSIRPMNASIGCQSSAPFMLDIWYDATDNVGLPPGEYKGQFVVHGLRTSTPTPFQILTIYLDITKSAL; encoded by the coding sequence ATGCGCTCCTTTCGCTGGGTAGCCGCGGCGCTGATGAGCCTTGTTCTGACCGCATGTGGCGGTGGCGGTAACAGCAGCGGCAGCCCGCAGGATCTGGGCAGCCTGACGATACGCAGCGACGTCCCGCAAATTCAGACCGGCTCACACAACAGCGTCGCGACCGTCACTGCCCAGGCACTCGATACAAACGGCCGTCCGATGCAAGGCGTGATCGTGGAATTCGACCTGGACTCAGGTGAATTTCTTGGTTCCCCGATCGAAACGACTGATGCGAATGGCATCGCATCAACAACCATTACCGTGGGCGAGGACGAGAGCAACCGGACCATTCACATCTCGGCATCGACCAACCCGGGCGACAGCAGTTCGGTCGATGCTGCGCCTATTACCGAAGAAACCACAGGTACCACGGTCCAGCTTGCCGCACCCGCAACGCCACCGGAAGTCTTTGGAACGGTGACGGTCATCGCCACCGTAACGGACGCGGACGGCAATCCGGTTGGAGGTATACCCGTCGCCCTGACTTCGGCGGCTGGCAATCAGATCGCACCGGCGTCCGTCACGTCGCTGAGCGATGGCACGGCGGGTTTTGCCTACACCGCGCTCAAGGCCGGTAACGACACGCTGACTGTCACTATCTCAGGCTCCTCGGCCAGCCAGTCTGTGGTCATCTCGCCCCTTGCTTCCGGGGCGATTGATTTCACGATGACCGAGTCGCAAGATCCCATTCTCTCCGGGGCCTCCAGCAACACGGCCACGATCGGTGTGACCGCCCATACAGCCAATGGCGTGGCCTCTGGGCTGCCCGTGAGTCTTGCTGTGGACAACGGCGGCACCCTGAGTGTCGCGCAAGGCGTCACGGACGCAAACGGACTCGTGCAGACCGTTGTTGGGTACGGCACGGATAAAAGCAACCGTCTCCTGACCGTGACCGCGCAAGGCGCCGGTCACACCAACGCGCTGCCAATTGAAGTCATCGGTACGACGCTCACGGTGGTCCCCGGTGACAGCCCGATGGTGGGCGGCCCAGCCGTTCCATGGTCCGTCTTGCTGCTGGATGCCGATGGTGCGCCCATCCAGGGTTCGGTGCAGCTGAATGTGCGGAGTTCTCCTGCCGGCGAGATGCTCGATTACCAGCTGAACCCGATAACGCAGCCACTCCCGCTATTGGGCATGGGCGCCGATGGCCAGACATCGTTTGACCTTGGTCCTACCTCCCAGGGTACAGGCTTCAGCTTCATAGTTTCGGGCACCTTTGGCATTGGCAACCAGCGGTCGAACGCGGTCCCCAGTACAGTCTTGCCGCCCAATGACCCTGCATCGCAAAGGGCGACAGTTACGGCACAGGCCGGTACCAACCTGGCCGGGGTTGTTCAGCCGGATCAGTCGACATATTTTGGTTGGGTCGTGCCTGCCCAGACCAGCGCGACAGGTCCCGCTGCTTTGCAAACCAGCCCACAAGGCTATGCAACGATTCAAGCTGTCGCTCAGGATCTGAACGGCCAGCAGGCGACCATATTGCTGCGGGCAACGCGGCACAATGCGTGCTCCATCCGGCCCATGAACGCCAGCATTGGCTGCCAGTCGAGTGCACCTTTCATGCTGGATATCTGGTATGACGCGACCGATAATGTCGGGTTGCCACCTGGAGAGTACAAGGGGCAGTTTGTGGTGCATGGGCTACGCACAAGCACTCCCACTCCGTTCCAGATTCTGACGATATACCTGGACATCACAAAGAGCGCTCTTTGA
- a CDS encoding MFS transporter gives MEHPAETCTRVMARDATPASHAAHATLTLPMTLFFAAAVGVIVVNLSAAQPLAGLVSHSLHLRPEFVGAVAMLPQLGYAAGLLLLVPLCDLLENRRLIFRTLLACSGFLALAALARSGPLFLAAAFLAGATSSVIQMLVPMAASMAPESQRGRAVGNVMSGLMLGILLSRPLASLIAGTLGWRAFYGIEAAADALLAVVLLLRTPRRMPAVTARYADLLYSLWTLLRTERVLRRSAFLAALALGAFSAFWTAVALLLSQPPFSLRMNGIAAFALAGASGAFVTPLAGRLGDHGAGRAVQYAAHATMLGAVVLLGVAGAGWGGFSPAAHPALALGLLVAGAAALDAGVIADQTLGRRAINLLNPAARGRLNAIFVGMFFVGGAAGALMAGAAWASARWSGVCFVALGFTVAVIALGFVYRASPASAR, from the coding sequence ATGGAGCACCCTGCTGAAACGTGTACGCGCGTGATGGCGCGCGACGCCACCCCCGCCAGCCACGCCGCCCACGCCACGCTCACGCTGCCAATGACGCTGTTCTTTGCCGCCGCCGTTGGCGTGATCGTCGTCAATCTATCGGCGGCCCAGCCGCTTGCGGGGCTCGTGAGCCATTCGCTGCATCTGCGCCCGGAGTTCGTCGGCGCGGTCGCCATGCTGCCGCAGCTTGGCTATGCAGCGGGCCTGCTGTTGCTCGTGCCGCTTTGCGATCTGCTCGAAAACCGGCGCCTGATTTTCCGCACGCTCCTCGCCTGCTCCGGCTTTCTCGCCCTCGCGGCGCTCGCGCGCTCGGGCCCACTCTTTCTCGCCGCCGCGTTCCTCGCGGGGGCGACCTCCAGCGTGATCCAGATGCTCGTGCCGATGGCCGCCTCGATGGCGCCCGAAAGCCAGCGCGGGCGGGCGGTAGGCAACGTGATGAGCGGCCTGATGCTGGGCATCCTGCTGTCGCGGCCGCTTGCGAGCCTGATTGCGGGAACCCTGGGCTGGCGCGCGTTCTACGGTATCGAAGCGGCAGCGGATGCCCTGCTCGCCGTGGTCCTCCTCCTGCGCACGCCGCGCCGCATGCCGGCCGTGACTGCGCGCTACGCCGATCTGCTTTATTCGCTCTGGACTTTGCTGCGCACCGAGCGCGTTCTGCGGCGCAGCGCCTTTCTGGCGGCGCTCGCGTTGGGCGCCTTCTCTGCGTTCTGGACCGCGGTCGCCCTGCTGCTGTCGCAGCCGCCGTTTTCGCTGAGGATGAACGGCATTGCCGCGTTCGCGCTGGCTGGCGCGAGCGGCGCATTCGTCACGCCGCTCGCGGGCCGGCTGGGCGATCATGGCGCGGGGCGCGCGGTTCAATACGCCGCGCACGCGACGATGCTCGGCGCGGTCGTGCTGCTGGGCGTAGCGGGCGCAGGCTGGGGCGGTTTTTCTCCCGCCGCGCATCCCGCGTTGGCGCTGGGTCTGCTCGTTGCGGGCGCAGCCGCGCTCGACGCGGGCGTCATCGCTGACCAGACGCTCGGGCGGCGCGCCATCAACCTGCTCAATCCCGCCGCGCGCGGGCGGCTCAATGCGATCTTCGTGGGGATGTTCTTCGTCGGCGGCGCGGCAGGCGCCCTCATGGCCGGCGCTGCGTGGGCCTCGGCGCGCTGGAGCGGCGTGTGTTTCGTCGCCCTCGGCTTTACGGTAGCGGTCATCGCGCTCGGCTTCGTTTATCGCGCGTCGCCGGCCTCTGCCCGCTAG
- the istA gene encoding IS21 family transposase has protein sequence MFEYRHILVRMRRGDSDRDIARRRLMGRAKLAALRQEAQSRGWLDPAQPMPEDPEIASVLNSVPRQMPRSSVSTVEPYREQVREWLAAGVQGTTIHAALQRNHGYTGSYDAVKRMLRRLAAERVVKATTILEFAPAEAAQVDFGAGPVLTHELGIPLKTWIFVMTLCWSRHQYAEVVLDQTVETWLACHRRAFEWFGGCPSRVTIDNAKCAIIRHCLHSPEVQRSYAGLAEAYGFRIDPCPPHDPAKKGIVESGVKYVKKSFVPLREFRDLADANRQLREWIMQHAGVRDHGTTHEQPLTRFAIERPLLTRLPDVPPVLAVWSEVKVHTDGHVVYRKALYSVPFTLVGKQLWLKATDTVVQAFHRHELVATHPRLRKPGDRHTVRDHQPPEAQAWLEHDPQWCLARAKDIGAACHAVILAMFNNTVLENLRGAQGIVRLREKVGDVRLNAACERALAFSSPQYRTIKTILDKGLDSEAAAPSTTTAPTDTYLNGGRFGRDLQSLLIH, from the coding sequence TTGTTTGAGTATCGTCATATCCTTGTGCGCATGCGACGCGGTGATTCCGACCGCGACATCGCGCGGCGACGCCTGATGGGCCGAGCCAAGCTTGCGGCACTACGGCAGGAAGCCCAGTCGCGAGGCTGGCTCGATCCGGCGCAGCCCATGCCGGAAGATCCCGAGATCGCCAGCGTCCTCAACAGCGTTCCGAGACAGATGCCACGCAGCAGCGTCTCGACGGTTGAGCCGTACCGCGAGCAGGTTCGCGAGTGGCTCGCCGCCGGCGTCCAGGGCACCACAATCCATGCAGCCCTTCAGCGCAATCACGGCTATACCGGCAGTTACGATGCCGTGAAGCGCATGCTGCGCCGTCTGGCGGCCGAACGGGTCGTCAAGGCAACGACGATCCTCGAGTTCGCGCCCGCCGAAGCCGCCCAGGTTGATTTCGGCGCCGGCCCCGTGCTCACGCACGAGTTGGGTATCCCGCTCAAGACGTGGATCTTCGTGATGACCCTGTGCTGGTCCCGGCACCAGTATGCCGAGGTCGTCCTGGACCAGACCGTCGAGACGTGGCTGGCCTGTCATCGCCGTGCCTTCGAATGGTTCGGGGGCTGTCCTTCCCGGGTGACGATCGACAACGCCAAGTGCGCGATCATCCGGCACTGCCTGCACAGTCCTGAGGTTCAGCGCTCCTACGCGGGGCTCGCCGAAGCATACGGTTTCCGCATCGACCCATGTCCGCCGCACGACCCGGCCAAGAAGGGAATCGTTGAATCCGGAGTCAAGTACGTCAAGAAGTCCTTCGTACCACTACGCGAGTTCCGCGATCTGGCCGACGCGAACCGGCAGTTGCGCGAGTGGATCATGCAGCACGCCGGCGTGCGCGATCACGGCACCACACACGAGCAACCGCTCACGCGTTTCGCGATCGAGCGGCCGCTGCTCACGCGCCTGCCCGATGTGCCGCCGGTACTGGCTGTGTGGTCCGAGGTCAAGGTGCATACGGATGGGCACGTCGTCTACAGGAAGGCGCTGTACTCCGTGCCGTTCACGCTGGTTGGCAAGCAACTGTGGCTCAAGGCCACCGACACGGTCGTGCAGGCGTTCCACCGGCACGAGCTCGTCGCCACTCATCCGAGGCTACGCAAGCCCGGGGACCGCCATACCGTGCGCGACCACCAGCCGCCCGAGGCACAGGCCTGGCTCGAGCACGATCCCCAGTGGTGTCTGGCGCGCGCGAAGGATATCGGGGCGGCCTGCCATGCCGTCATCCTCGCGATGTTCAACAACACGGTGCTGGAGAACCTGCGCGGCGCACAGGGCATCGTGCGGCTGCGCGAGAAGGTCGGCGATGTGCGCCTGAACGCTGCGTGCGAGCGTGCGCTCGCGTTCTCCAGCCCCCAGTATCGCACCATCAAGACGATCCTCGACAAGGGACTCGACAGCGAGGCGGCGGCGCCATCCACGACGACGGCGCCCACTGATACCTACCTGAACGGTGGCCGCTTCGGCCGCGACCTTCAATCCCTTCTGATCCATTGA
- a CDS encoding alpha/beta hydrolase — MARLRRPRIGSITPPADTTAERADLVEALWRELGVESTTLVAFDFSTLVILEHLRRRLERAERGEPEGGPVIRGVLMFNGGLFTDGHSHPWWTTPVLRRLGDWMPQKAPFGVFMTMAGVMWSRRFPDRDKAGRRVYESLRRHGGYDFLRRAAGFVADHKAEGERLDFGRLFMAFRGRFPFLVGGSEEDAFEHRQVDLAQKRLAPFGLEIARLAGGHMTTDEEPGALADLIARFEREKAAHPAI; from the coding sequence GTGGCCCGATTACGCCGCCCCCGGATTGGCTCTATAACGCCGCCCGCTGACACGACGGCCGAGCGGGCTGACCTCGTCGAAGCGCTCTGGCGAGAACTCGGCGTCGAATCGACGACGCTGGTCGCGTTCGACTTCTCCACGCTCGTGATTCTGGAGCACTTGCGGCGTCGGCTCGAGCGCGCGGAGCGCGGCGAGCCCGAGGGCGGACCCGTGATCCGCGGCGTCCTAATGTTCAACGGAGGCCTGTTCACCGATGGCCACTCGCATCCCTGGTGGACGACGCCGGTGCTTCGGCGACTCGGCGACTGGATGCCCCAGAAGGCTCCGTTCGGGGTATTCATGACAATGGCCGGCGTGATGTGGTCCCGGCGTTTCCCGGACCGCGACAAGGCCGGTCGACGAGTTTACGAATCGCTGCGTCGACACGGCGGCTACGACTTCCTTCGCCGGGCTGCCGGCTTCGTGGCAGATCACAAGGCCGAAGGCGAGCGCCTCGACTTCGGCCGGCTGTTCATGGCTTTCCGCGGCCGCTTCCCGTTCCTCGTCGGCGGGAGCGAGGAGGACGCGTTCGAGCACCGGCAAGTCGACCTCGCGCAGAAGCGGCTGGCCCCTTTCGGGTTGGAGATCGCGCGTCTTGCCGGTGGTCACATGACGACTGACGAAGAGCCAGGAGCGTTGGCCGACCTGATCGCCAGGTTCGAGCGCGAGAAAGCAGCGCACCCCGCAATCTGA
- a CDS encoding serine hydrolase domain-containing protein gives MSEKSFPWRRFLPQSALLVMSLSLFACGGGSDGSSPASIKLPALSNLFNWTQAEKVVGFSHSAEILSTEPFKSSGNPGNLPDAASAVAALAANTVYQYGKNPDGTLRTNNTVDDYMNHNKISGLLVIKNGAVALERYAMGMDRNTLWDSKSAGKSVVSVLMGAALKDGSIKSLDDTVEKYVPELAGSAYQGVTLRNLLHMSSGVAWNENYLDSRSDIVAVINCVAHKTAGCILNHMKTLARAKDANTGAPTAQGTVWNYSTGEAFVSGLVVQRATGMSLSKYIQSKIWQPFGMEADGNWWLESDGGVSFGGGGFNATLRDYGRLGLFVLNNGKLANGTSVLPDNWVTDSTTWISQSAVPGYADNGSYGNMWWFNPAYDDGVHNASPLFTNIGAPLQNTTVPTGAVPVQSRGPVQDQPGASSDWTFMAIGVFGQMIAINQRENLVVVEWGVWDKPDPHCCDSTDPTYIANNPYNEEAIFVNALTEALH, from the coding sequence ATGTCTGAAAAATCCTTTCCCTGGCGCAGGTTCTTGCCCCAGAGCGCGCTTCTTGTTATGTCCCTCAGTCTGTTCGCTTGCGGAGGCGGAAGTGACGGCAGCAGCCCGGCATCAATCAAGCTGCCAGCCCTCAGCAACCTTTTTAATTGGACACAAGCCGAGAAAGTCGTTGGGTTTAGTCACAGTGCCGAGATTCTGTCCACCGAGCCCTTCAAGAGCTCGGGAAATCCGGGGAATCTCCCGGATGCTGCGTCGGCCGTAGCCGCACTTGCGGCAAATACCGTCTATCAATACGGCAAAAATCCCGATGGAACGTTGCGAACAAATAACACCGTCGATGACTACATGAATCACAACAAAATCAGCGGCCTCCTGGTCATCAAGAACGGTGCTGTCGCGCTTGAGCGATATGCCATGGGCATGGATCGCAATACCTTGTGGGATTCCAAATCTGCCGGCAAATCAGTCGTGTCAGTTCTTATGGGTGCGGCGCTCAAGGACGGCTCGATCAAAAGTCTTGATGATACGGTCGAAAAGTACGTTCCTGAACTGGCAGGCTCTGCGTATCAAGGGGTAACGCTACGCAATCTGCTTCACATGTCCTCCGGTGTCGCATGGAATGAGAACTATCTTGATTCCAGGTCGGACATTGTTGCGGTCATCAACTGCGTTGCCCACAAAACAGCCGGTTGCATTCTCAACCACATGAAGACTCTCGCGCGAGCCAAGGATGCCAACACTGGCGCACCGACGGCACAGGGTACCGTTTGGAATTACAGCACGGGGGAAGCGTTTGTCTCAGGATTGGTCGTACAGCGCGCGACCGGAATGAGCTTGTCGAAATATATCCAATCGAAGATCTGGCAGCCTTTCGGCATGGAAGCCGATGGAAATTGGTGGCTGGAATCAGACGGTGGGGTATCGTTCGGAGGTGGTGGGTTCAATGCCACTTTGCGAGACTACGGTCGATTAGGCCTTTTTGTGCTCAATAACGGCAAACTCGCAAATGGCACCAGTGTACTTCCGGATAACTGGGTTACCGACTCAACTACCTGGATAAGCCAATCCGCGGTGCCGGGTTATGCCGATAATGGTTCGTATGGGAATATGTGGTGGTTCAATCCCGCCTATGACGATGGGGTCCACAACGCCAGTCCTCTATTCACCAATATCGGCGCGCCGTTACAAAATACGACCGTACCGACAGGTGCGGTGCCCGTTCAGTCGCGTGGACCAGTCCAAGACCAACCAGGTGCCTCGTCGGATTGGACGTTTATGGCAATCGGTGTCTTTGGGCAGATGATCGCGATCAACCAGCGAGAAAATCTGGTTGTTGTTGAGTGGGGTGTGTGGGACAAGCCGGACCCGCATTGCTGCGATTCAACTGACCCCACATATATCGCTAACAATCCATACAATGAAGAAGCCATCTTCGTCAATGCATTGACCGAAGCACTGCACTAA
- the istB gene encoding IS21-like element helper ATPase IstB, with the protein MNPSPELNTILKQLRLSGILDSIEQRNREAIDGQLAYTEFLAMLLHDEIARRDTKKLGVRLARAGFAMGKTLETFNFDLVPKLNRTYIHDLATGRYIDEKVCVLLVGGTGVGKSHLAQALGHCAARQGRDVLFISQTDLLKKLHAARATGLYERKFQQFVRVPLLIIDDFAVKPLHPPHDEDFHDLIAARYERAASIVTSNLDLSEWGDAFPDNRILGAATLDRLRHGAYRVVIEGESFRKPKPMPGSSENAVAKPGKRPHS; encoded by the coding sequence ATGAATCCGAGTCCCGAACTGAACACCATCCTCAAGCAGCTGCGCCTCTCGGGCATCCTCGACTCGATCGAACAGCGAAACCGTGAAGCCATTGACGGGCAACTTGCCTACACCGAGTTCCTCGCCATGTTGCTGCACGACGAAATCGCGCGGCGCGACACAAAGAAGCTGGGCGTACGGCTTGCCCGCGCCGGCTTCGCGATGGGCAAGACGCTCGAGACGTTCAACTTCGATCTGGTGCCCAAGCTGAATCGAACCTACATCCACGATCTGGCCACCGGCCGCTACATCGACGAGAAGGTCTGCGTTCTACTGGTCGGCGGAACAGGCGTTGGCAAATCCCATCTGGCGCAGGCACTGGGTCACTGCGCGGCCAGGCAGGGGCGTGACGTGCTGTTCATCTCGCAGACGGATCTGCTCAAGAAACTGCACGCGGCCCGCGCCACGGGCTTGTACGAGCGCAAGTTCCAGCAGTTCGTGCGCGTGCCACTGCTCATCATCGACGACTTCGCTGTCAAACCGCTACATCCGCCCCACGACGAAGACTTCCACGATCTGATCGCCGCCAGGTACGAGCGGGCGGCTTCCATCGTCACGTCAAATCTGGATCTGAGCGAATGGGGAGACGCGTTCCCCGACAACCGCATCCTGGGCGCCGCGACGCTGGACCGGCTACGCCACGGTGCCTATCGCGTCGTGATCGAAGGTGAGAGCTTCCGCAAACCCAAACCGATGCCAGGAAGCAGTGAAAACGCGGTTGCCAAACCAGGCAAAAGACCGCATTCTTGA
- a CDS encoding LysR family transcriptional regulator has protein sequence MNTRDLEAFVAVVESGSLVRASERLFLTQPGLTRRVQNLETTLGIELLDRQSKPLKPTAAGNEVYSLARSVLRAVDDLMSVASPETEPAGELKLGVPPFLSELALEQPVDQLRSEFPRLTLRVRAGWSPGLLDEVERARLDAAVILLPAAVAPPASVVATQLGYTPTLVVAARSFGLPDEPTTLAALAHHPWVLNQDGCGMRSALSRAMGMAGLPFNVAVEAFGSELQLSLIARGMGVGLAAPQALARSPLRDQLQIIDATDFRSGLNVWLVHGAVPGRLVRPVALIRDALASKLEMAEMA, from the coding sequence GTGAACACGCGAGATCTGGAAGCCTTCGTAGCGGTGGTCGAAAGCGGCTCGCTCGTGCGGGCGTCGGAGAGACTGTTCCTCACGCAGCCGGGACTCACGCGCCGCGTGCAGAACCTGGAGACAACGCTCGGCATCGAGTTGCTCGACCGCCAGAGCAAGCCCCTCAAACCCACGGCCGCCGGCAACGAGGTGTACAGCCTCGCGCGCTCCGTCCTGCGCGCGGTCGACGACTTGATGTCGGTCGCCTCGCCGGAAACCGAACCTGCGGGCGAACTCAAGCTCGGCGTGCCGCCGTTTCTCTCGGAACTGGCGCTCGAGCAACCCGTCGATCAATTGCGTAGCGAGTTTCCGAGGCTGACGCTGCGTGTGAGGGCGGGCTGGTCGCCAGGGCTGCTCGACGAGGTCGAGCGCGCGCGGCTCGATGCGGCTGTCATCCTGCTGCCCGCCGCCGTTGCGCCGCCGGCGAGCGTCGTCGCGACCCAGCTCGGCTATACGCCGACCCTCGTCGTCGCGGCGCGCTCGTTCGGCTTGCCCGACGAGCCCACCACGCTCGCCGCACTCGCGCATCACCCGTGGGTGCTGAATCAGGACGGCTGCGGGATGCGCTCGGCGCTGAGCCGCGCGATGGGCATGGCGGGGCTGCCGTTCAACGTGGCAGTCGAGGCGTTCGGCTCGGAACTGCAGCTTTCGCTGATCGCGCGCGGCATGGGCGTGGGGCTCGCGGCGCCGCAGGCGCTCGCGCGCAGCCCGCTTCGCGACCAGCTGCAGATCATCGACGCGACCGACTTCCGCTCGGGCCTGAACGTGTGGCTCGTGCACGGGGCGGTGCCGGGGCGCCTCGTCCGGCCGGTCGCGCTCATTCGCGACGCGCTGGCGAGCAAACTGGAGATGGCCGAAATGGCGTGA
- a CDS encoding helix-turn-helix transcriptional regulator, with protein sequence MQLAALSSLLLSWHRLTGQSMRDDVRGRALELLEAHLPLSAAWWGLGRLSGNSPWVLQSYLHRLPPAFAADWLAVAEMDELARSVLENPGVTELYSGLDAPNCFDVRYGIASALSTAMADEDTGLVRFLSIYRDHSLPLFTDNDRALVELLVPHMFLAEEQQERATWQRKLANQRQLLAKVNEHAWLEQASPAFCQVLLAEFPEWNGGCLPKALHNLTRTDGGLWQGRTLDVSASRSADGGCHLGLQLRMSLGLTRREEMVARAYAGGLSHKEIARELGLTPATVRSYLQQCYLKLKVSNKVSLGDALRGVSEQCL encoded by the coding sequence GTGCAGCTCGCAGCCCTATCTTCCCTGCTATTGTCCTGGCACCGGCTTACCGGCCAATCGATGCGCGATGACGTTCGTGGGCGCGCCCTGGAGTTGCTGGAGGCCCATCTACCACTTAGCGCCGCGTGGTGGGGTCTCGGACGTCTATCGGGCAACTCACCTTGGGTGCTTCAGAGTTACCTTCATCGGCTTCCCCCCGCGTTTGCCGCCGACTGGCTCGCGGTCGCCGAGATGGACGAACTGGCGCGCTCGGTTCTCGAAAATCCTGGTGTTACCGAACTCTATTCTGGCCTTGACGCGCCAAACTGCTTTGATGTGCGCTACGGAATCGCGTCAGCGCTGTCGACGGCGATGGCTGACGAAGATACCGGTCTCGTGCGCTTTCTTTCGATCTATCGCGACCACTCGCTGCCGTTGTTCACCGACAATGACCGCGCGTTGGTTGAACTGCTGGTGCCGCACATGTTTCTGGCCGAAGAGCAACAGGAGCGCGCGACCTGGCAAAGAAAACTTGCCAATCAGCGCCAGTTGCTGGCAAAGGTGAACGAACATGCCTGGCTGGAGCAAGCCTCGCCGGCGTTCTGCCAGGTGCTATTGGCGGAGTTTCCCGAGTGGAACGGGGGTTGCCTACCCAAGGCGCTCCACAACCTGACCCGGACTGACGGAGGACTATGGCAAGGGAGAACACTTGACGTGTCAGCGTCCCGTAGCGCAGATGGAGGTTGCCACCTGGGCTTGCAGCTCCGCATGAGCCTGGGACTAACGCGTCGAGAGGAAATGGTGGCGCGTGCCTACGCTGGGGGCCTTTCGCACAAGGAGATTGCGCGCGAACTAGGGCTTACACCTGCCACTGTGCGAAGCTACCTTCAACAGTGCTATCTGAAGCTTAAAGTTTCAAACAAGGTATCCCTGGGCGATGCACTGCGAGGCGTTAGTGAACAATGTCTCTGA